In Nocardia sp. NBC_00403, the DNA window GTTACACCGGTCGTGCCAATTCGGCGGTGCCGCTGGGCAATTCCGCGGGACCAGCGGAGCTGGGCGCGGAAACACTGCACCGCATCGGCGAGTGGTTCACCGCGCATGGGCTGCCGTTGCTCCTGCAACTACCCGATCGCCTCGCTCCCGTGCCGCCGGGTTGGCGCACCTGGAGCGAGACCGTGGTGCTCGGCATCGATATCGACACTGTCGTACTGCCGCAGGGACCTTCGATGGTCCGGGTGGCGCCCGCACCCGACCCGGCCTGGGTGGACCTGCACCGGTTCAAGGGCGAAGACCCTGCGGCACCGAGTGTTTCGCGGCCGGTACCGGAGCTCGACGTGCTGACCGCGGTGCAGGACGGCGAGGTCGGGTTCGCGTCGCTCGGCCTGCCGCAACCGATCGCGATCGGCCGCGGCGCGCTCACCACCGCGCCGGACGGGAGATGCTGGGTGGGGCTGACCTGTGTCGCGGTCGCCGCGGCGCATCGCAGGCACGGGCTCGGTTCGCTGGTGTGCGCCGAGCTGATCCGCTGGGGACACACTCGTGGCGCCACCCATGCCTACATTCAGGTCGAAGCCGACAACGCCCCGGCCATGGCGATGTACCACGATATGGGCTTCGTCGAGCACCACGCGTACAGATACGCCGCGCCGGAGGCCACTCGCTGAACCGAGCGGCCTGCGGTAGAACGGTCCTACAACCCACTGCGTAAGGAAGGCATCCGTGCGTCTCGCGACCTGGAACGTCAATTCGATCCGCTCCCGTCTCGATCGGGTCGCGGATTTTCTCGACCGCCAGGACATCGACGTGCTCGCGATGCAGGAAACCAAGTGCCGCGACGACCAGTTCCCGTTCGAGCGTTTCGACGAACTCGGCTACGAGGTGGCCCACCTCGGCGTGAACCAGTGGAACGGTGTCGCGATCGCCTCCCGGGTCGGCCTGGAGAACGTGGAACTCGCCTTCCCCGAGCAGCCCGGCTTCGACAAGGACGCGGGCGAATCGCTGATCAGTACCCCGGTGGTGGAATCACGCGCGCTCGGCGCCACCTGCGGCGGCGTGCGCGTCTGGAGTCTGTACGTCCCCAACGGCCGCACCCTGACCGACCCGCACTACACCTACAAGCTGGAATGGCTTGCCGCCCTGCGTGACAACGGCGCGAAGTGGCTCGCCGACGACCCCGGGGCCCAGATCGCCCTGGTCGGCGACTGGAATATCGCCCCGACCGACGACGACGTCTGGTCGGTCGAATACTTCGCCGACAAGACCCACATCTCCCAGCCCGAACGCGACGCCTTCACCGCCATCGTCGACACCGGCTTCGCCGACGTCATGCGCCCCTTCGCCCCCGGCCCCGGCGTCTACACCTACTGGGACTACACCCAGCTGCGGTTCCCCCGCAAAGAGGGCATGCGCATCGATTTCATCCTCGCCTCCCCCACCCTCGCCGCCCGCACCAAGGACGCCGTGGTCGACCGCGAGGAACGAAAAGGCAAGGGCGCCAGCGACCACGCCCCCGTCATCGCGGAGTTCACCGACTGAGGGCTCGATCACGTGGTGCGCGATCGCTGGACGCTTGATGCGGACACGCCAGATCGGTGTGAGCCTGACGAGCCTGGTCGAGCTCTAGGCGCTCAATAACGAATTGGCGATACCTCACTCGTAGTGGGTGCGGCAGGCGATGATGATGGCTGCGTCGTCCTCGATGACATATACGACACGGTGTTCGGAAGTGATTCTGCGCGACCAGTAGCCGGAGAGGTTCTGCCGCAACGGTTCCGGCTTACCGATACCTTCGTAACCGTCGCGACAGATGTCGTCGATGAGTTTGTTGATCCGCCGCAGAGTGGCCCGATCCTGCGTCTGCCACCACGTGTAGTCGGCCCAAGCGCTCGGGGTGAAGGTGATCTTCACTTGCCGCCCTCGGCCCCGACATCGGCGGCACCGATGATTTTCCCGCGCCCTGGTTTCCGAGCCGCTTTCGCCTTGACCGCCTTCGGCGTCGCAGACTTCCGCGTCGGGGGCTTCGCTGTCGCAGACTTGGGCGCCGCAAGGCGCGACTCATCGTCTTCGACGAGGTCGTGCGGACTCGCCTGGCCGCTGCGATGCTCAGCAATCGAGCGCTCCAAGTGCCGTGCGTTGGCAGGGTTGCCGAGCAAGTACGCGGTCTCTTTCAGCGCCTCGTATTCGCGCAGAGAGATGACAACGGCGGCCTCATGTCCGGCCCGTGTGATGACGACTTCTTCCAGGTCTTCGGTTGCGCTATCGAGAACGGCGGCGAGATTGGCACGTGCCTCGCTGATAGTCATGGGGCGCATACTGCTGATTGTACAGGATCACGTACAAAGCCGGCAGAGCCAACAGGCGTCAGCCGGCAGAGGCCCTGGACCCGACAGGGCGGGGCGTCGCGTTCGCGCGCTTCCCGCGGGGATACTGTCACCGGGTTTGCGGGGTGCCCGCAGCCAAATGCGCACCGTCGAGGCGTCCGGGCATCAGGCCCAAGAATATGCATCCGCGACGGTGGCAGTGAGGCCCGAGCTCCTGACTACGGGTTCATTTCATAGACCCCGGCGTGCGCCCGAGCCTGACTCAGCACCTGCTCGAACCGCGCTCGATCGGCGACGGGACGACGGACCAGGTCGAGCGCGCGTGTCTGCTGGGCCTTGGTCGCGGCCGGCTTGGTGTGCAAAGTCAGTGCGTTCTTGGAGAATTCGCGCACGAAACCGTCGAAGATCTGGTCCAGCACG includes these proteins:
- a CDS encoding N-acetylglutamate synthase, CG3035 family, whose product is MTDAALPDIPLGRRVVLRYQLPAGYPQSLTDVIGELVSLNPPTVRAVDGQVVAVAPDRVVALKALGPRPIRTKEIRALEAAAANGWPGIEHAWIDGWLVRAGRGYTGRANSAVPLGNSAGPAELGAETLHRIGEWFTAHGLPLLLQLPDRLAPVPPGWRTWSETVVLGIDIDTVVLPQGPSMVRVAPAPDPAWVDLHRFKGEDPAAPSVSRPVPELDVLTAVQDGEVGFASLGLPQPIAIGRGALTTAPDGRCWVGLTCVAVAAAHRRHGLGSLVCAELIRWGHTRGATHAYIQVEADNAPAMAMYHDMGFVEHHAYRYAAPEATR
- a CDS encoding exodeoxyribonuclease III translates to MRLATWNVNSIRSRLDRVADFLDRQDIDVLAMQETKCRDDQFPFERFDELGYEVAHLGVNQWNGVAIASRVGLENVELAFPEQPGFDKDAGESLISTPVVESRALGATCGGVRVWSLYVPNGRTLTDPHYTYKLEWLAALRDNGAKWLADDPGAQIALVGDWNIAPTDDDVWSVEYFADKTHISQPERDAFTAIVDTGFADVMRPFAPGPGVYTYWDYTQLRFPRKEGMRIDFILASPTLAARTKDAVVDREERKGKGASDHAPVIAEFTD
- a CDS encoding type II toxin-antitoxin system Phd/YefM family antitoxin, encoding MRPMTISEARANLAAVLDSATEDLEEVVITRAGHEAAVVISLREYEALKETAYLLGNPANARHLERSIAEHRSGQASPHDLVEDDESRLAAPKSATAKPPTRKSATPKAVKAKAARKPGRGKIIGAADVGAEGGK
- a CDS encoding Txe/YoeB family addiction module toxin, translated to MKITFTPSAWADYTWWQTQDRATLRRINKLIDDICRDGYEGIGKPEPLRQNLSGYWSRRITSEHRVVYVIEDDAAIIIACRTHYE